The genome window GCATAAAAAGAATACCAAGGAATAAAAAACGGTATATCATGGTTTCATTTAAAATATTCGATCTATAATCAAACTTTTTTTAGGACAGTTGTCCTCGACCCCCCGCAATGTTACTATTGAATCCTTACCCGCCCGCTATTGGTGGAAATATTGCTATAATGTCCCCGTCCTTCAACTGCACTTCTCCTAGGAATTGAATATGCCTTCCATTAACAAGTATTAGCCTATCTGATCTGTAACTACTGTTTTCGAAGAACTCGTCTATAAATTCACGTCCAAGCTGTTTTGAAGCGTTTTCCACCGCGTTGCGTAGACTGCCATCTGTGTCGACTTCAATCTCTTTTACGCCGTACTTATCGCGTAGAGAGGCGAAAAGTAAAATCTTAACCCGTGGCATAAAACATCAAGATAAACTACTGGGTAAAAAAGTTATAATTTTTCTTTTAAGGTTCGATACCAAGCTGTTTTAATTTCTCCTTGGTGGGGACGCCGTCAACCCATCCGCGTAGCTTGTAGTACTCGGCGAGCATCTTGTCTAGCTCAACGACTTGTCCTTTCACCGGACCCTCGGGCATCGGCTCATGAGTCAGGCGTTTAGGCAGAGTATCATCTTTGGCTGAGAACCCGTAATAGGACATTATGTAACGCTCTAGGTTGTATATCCTTTCCCCAATAGTCATAACATCATCTGTTGTAAAGTTGAAGCCGGCCACCGTGTTGAAGAGGTCGGCGTAGTCTTGAGCCCCCAGAGCGAATGTTACAAACAAACAGTTGACGGCGCTGTTAACAACGTCTGTAAGATCCTGGAATATCTTTACCCATTGCGCCTTACCCTCCGGAGTTAATGGGTCGATTTTCTGCGGCAAGCCGAGTATCTCGGGGGATATCGTGTATCCCGTGACGTGGCAGCCACCCCTATTGGCAGTTGCATAATTCAGACCTATACCCTTAGCACCACGAGGATCATAGGCAGGCATTTCAAGTCCCTTTACGCTCATTGATAGCTCGGGAGCACCATACATCTCGGCTAGTCTCTTGCTTCCGAGTGCTAGCTTCGCCCCGAAGCCGGACTTATAAGCCGTTCTCCATATAGATTCCACTAAGGCTGCAGCATTCCCGAACCTTAGATCAATGCCTTGCAGGTCTTCTTCAGGGATATAGCCCTTCTCACGTAACTCCATTGCACAGGCTATCGTTGAGCCAAGCGATATAGGATCCATTCCCAGCTCGTCGCAGAGGTGGTTCGCCTTGATGACAGCAGCCAAGTCCATTACACCTGTAGTGTTGCCGAGAGCCCAGATGGATTCGTATTCAGGTCCTTCACTGTAGAGAATCTGGTAGGGGCCGCTCTCGACCTTAACCACTCGGCCGCATCCTATCTGGCATCCCCAGCATGGACGCCTTTTTATGAGAAAGGTTTTCGCAAGTGTTTCACCGCTTATCTTGTCTGCCTCAGGGTTGTAGCCGAACTGCCAGTTCTTATACGGGAGCATTCCAGCCTGGTTTATGATATTCACCAGCACGGCTGTACCATAAGTGGGTAGTCCCTCACCCGTCACGGGATTCTTTTTCATTCGTTCTATCAGATTCCTTGATAGCTCTCTAAACTCATCCGGCTTAGCAACCTGGGGTTTCTCCTCACCAGCGACGACGATTGCCTTTAATTTCTTGCTCCCCATAACAGCTCCAAGACCCGTTCTACCGGCCGCCCTATGATCATCGTTCATTATATTAGCCATCAAAACGAGGTTTTCTCCAGCGGGACCTATGCAAGCAACGCTGACATTCTTAGCTTTCACCCTGTTCTTCAAGACACGTGTCGTATCAAAGACATTTCTACCCCAGATATCTGAGGCATCTTTGATCTCTGCATGTCCGTTGACGACCTCTAAGTATACTGGTTTCTCTGAGGCTCCCTCGACCACTATCATGTCGTAACCTGCGAACTTCATGTAGGGTCCGAACTCGCCTCCACTATTAGCACTTCCTACAGATCCGGTTAATGGGGATCTGAGAGCCATGACGTGGTATCTTCCAGGTGAAGGTACTCCGGCAACCCCGGTGATAGGTCCCGTGGCGAAGATAAGTACGTTTTCTGGCCCTAAGGGATTGACGTCCTTTGGGGACATGCCTTTTGCCATGTATTCCTTCAGGTACCTGTAGTAGAGAAGATAGAGCGCGTATCCCTTACCTCCTATGTATTTCTCAGCCACCTGGGGGTCGATGGGTTCTGTTCGAATTGTTTTATCCGTTAAGTTTACAAAAAGAATTTTGCCTATGTATCCTCCTTTCATCTTAGTCATTACTATTTTTACAAATGTACAATAAATACTTTACGATATTTTTAAATAAAAATATCGAATAAAAATTATATATTTCTAAAGTCATAGTTTCCACAAAATACTTAACCCTGGTATGGTATTCTAAACGGATCGCATATGCTTGACTCAGGACTTCTCGCAGAGCTTGTGAACGCGCCCTCACCCTCAGGCTTTGAAGAGAGGGTACGCTCGTTGATTGTGAAGCGTCTACGCTCACTAGGGCTAGAACCCCTGATTGACAATATCGGGAACGTATATGTTATTCTTGGTGAAGACAAACCCTCCCTAATCCTGGCAGCCCACATGGACGAAGTAGGTGTCATGGTACGCTACATAGACGATAATGGTTTCATCAGATTCACAGCTCTCGGAGGCCTAAACCCGCTTTCAATAATAGGCCATGAAGTGATCCTCCTGGCTGGAGAAGACATGATTCCAGGAGTGATAGGATCCAACCCACCACATATACAGGGGCAGCAGGCTCCTACCGCTCCCACAATAGAGGATCTGTTCATCGATATCGGAGCGTCCTCGCGTCAAGAGGTTTTGGACTACGGGATATCACCCGGTACACCCGGAACATTCCCCGGGAACTTCAAAGAAACAAAGAAACACGTCTTTGGTAAAGCGCTTGATGATAGAGTGGGTTGCTATGCCATGCTTAAAGCTGTCGAAGCTGTCTCACCGCCAGACCATGGTTCAGTAGTAGTGGCGTTTACAGTACAGGAGGAAGTTGGGTTGCGTGGGGCATCTGTCCTGGCAAAAAATCTTGAGCCAAACTTCGCAATAGCCGTTGAGGGAACGATTGCCAATGACGTGCCGTTATCCTCGCCAGACAAAGTGGTGACAAGACTGGGAGCAGGCCCTGCTATAAGGGTCATGGACAGAAGCATCATAGGTTCCCAAAGGCTTCTCAATCACATCAAGAAGCTTTTAGCAAAGAAGGATATTCCTTTCCAACTACAACTTTCACCCTACAGTGCCACGGACAGCGGTAGTTTCCTCCTTTGGGGGGCAGAGGTAACTGCTGTTTCTGTTCCAGTTAGATACATACATGCCCCCGTCTCTATGGCCCTTAAATCCGATATAGATTTCACGGTTCAGGCTTTAAAAGAGATTATTAGTGATCCTTTCCCTGTGTGAAACGATGCATACATCCTCCAGCATTATAGGTCCAGAGTCCCCGATACGTAGGGTTGTGATTTCCTCCCATATACTCAAGAGTTTCCAGGTAATAGAGGAAGAGAGGCTTGCTGTTCTAGGAGGAGATATCAAGGATGAAGAGACGCTAGTTAATGAGGTTAAAGAGATTAAGGGAATCTATTCAGCTGGTACTTTTCGAATAGATTTTCGGGAATGGTATGAAGCTGTACAAAGCTTCAAGATTAGAGGATTGAAATACATTGGAATTCTGCATAGTCATAGCTATGGTCGTCCCATACCCTCGCCACTAGACACCTTGAGGATGTCTGAGTGTCCCGGAGAGGTCTGGATCATAGTTTCCCCAAAAGGCATCAGGGCGTGGACTTATGACTTGCAGCTGCGGGAAATAGACCTAGTAATAGTCTAGTCTTCTACAAATTTCTTCTGCCTTGGCAAGATCCTCAGGAGTATTAAGGTTAAAGAACTCCAAATTAGGGTGTGGAGTTAAAGCGTTGATATCCACATATTTTGTCCTGATTTTGGCTAGGAGCCAGGTGACGCTCTTCCCATAATTGTCAAGCCCGTTCAACGCTCGTATTAGAGCTTCACGCCTGTAAGACGCTATTAGAGGTTCCAGGTATCCGTTAGGCCATTTAGGTACGACAGCATCATAAAATGTCTCGAGATGTTTTAGAATATTTAAAATTGTTTCTGCTTTTAAGAACGGAGCATCCGCGGGGAGAACGGCAAACGCGCTGGTAGTGGAGTTTCTCGCAGCAGTGTACAAGCCCACAATGGGGGCGGTCTCCCTTATTTCATCCACTGCTATAATAATCTCCCCCGGGATATTTGCCAACGCCGAGGAAACAAGTTCTTCCTGCTCCTTTGTGTGTACAACGACGATGATTTTCTCGAAGGCTGAGCTGAGACGCATGGCTAATGCTGCGAGAACAGGTTTATCGCAAATTCGTATCAATGGCTTATACATGCCTCCCAGTCTTTTCGCGAAGCCGCCTGCAAGTAGAGCAACCTCCACCCAAGGCACCTTTCTGCATGACAAATAAACAGTTATATTTAAAATATCACAATACCGACAAAAAGTGTGGAGCGATACGTAGAGAAGGCAGCTGGAGGCCTTATAGTTATCCTGGAGGTCTTTATTGCGCTTCTCTTAGCCTTAGCCGTTATTTTATCGCTGACAAAGCTTATCGGCGAGGCCGCCAAGCTGGCCACGGAGGCAGTCTTCGATAGACAGCACTTCGTGACTTTTCTCGATGAATCCCTGCTAATGATAGTAGCGGTAGATCTAATGCGTACACTGGTTGGAGGCATCATCGAGAAGAAAATCTCTGTGATTGTCGTACTTGAGGCGGCCCTAATATTCATTATTAGAGAGATAATTACGATGGAGCTAAAAATGGTCTCGGATATCAGGCTTATACTCTATATAGCAGTCTTTGCCTCATTGTTCGCGGCATGGGTCATTGCGCGGAGAGTGCAGGCTTCGACTCAAGGAGATGAAGTTTAATGCCCTAACTCCTTTTGGAATACCTCTTGAAAAGTTGTATAGGCCTCGGAACCATACAGACAAAAGATTATTCTCTTCACGTTCTTAAGCGAGGTATACATTTCCTTGAGTGTCTTAACAGCTATCATGGCACACTTCTCATAGGGATACCCGTAAATACCAGTTGAAATTGCAGGGAAAGCTATACTTTGCAGCCGGAGTTCTTCGGCTTTGAGCAAGGCATTTCTAAATGCGGATGCTAGCTTTGCGTCCCCATTTTCCTCTCCGAACCTCGGGCCCACAGCGTGTATTACGAATCTAGCCTTTAGCTTTCCGGCCCCCGTGACTGCAACCTGACCTGTCGGCACTGGACCATGTCTTTTCACGTACTCGTCACTCTCACGTTGTATCTCCTCACCCCCTTTTCTCACTATTGCGAGTGCCACGCCGCCTCCATGCTTCAAGAAGCTATTAGCGGCGTTTACGATGGCGTCAGCCACGACCTCAGTAAGGTCGCCCTCACATAATTCTACCGTGATTCCGTTAATATGGAAGACCCTTTGCGGCATACAGTATTATTTAATTTTTAGAGGTTAAAAACATGGGGTTGGGCTTGCCAGAGATTAAAATACCTGAGGGTTACACCCTGATAGTCTATGGTCCTGCCAAACTTAAGGTGCTCGAAGGAGTACTAAGGGTTTTCGGGGCAGAGTTTAGCGATGGACAAGAGTTTAACGTGGAACCCACCAGAGCCCTTCCCCTCTACGCGCATCAAAATGCTGTTATCAACGTTGAGTATGGTAGCTTCACCTTTCATATTGGAGATACCACTCCTGGGGAGTGGTACGAGCTCGCCGAGAAGCTTGCCAGCAGCAATATAAGGCGTGTTCTCGTAATCGGAGACGTCGATAGCGGGAAAACGTCCCTTGTGACTCTACTAGTGAACGTGCTTGCAAACAGGGGGAATAAAGTCGCAGTCATCGACGCGGATGTTGGCCAAAAAAGCATAGGTCCTCCAGGAACAATTGGTCTAGGTGTCACCGAGAAAAGCGTGTACTCTCTCTCTAGTATCCCGCTTTACGACGCATTCTTTACCGGCTCCAACTCTCCAGCATCGGTTATTCACAGGAGTATAGTTGGAGCCGCTCTTCTCGCTAGAAAAGCTGAAAAGTTGGTGGACAGGCTAATAATAGACTCTACGGGGTGGGTGACTGAAGGAGAAGGTCGAGAGCTCAAGTTCTTCAAGACCCTTATAACGGAACCCGATCTCGTAGTTCTTGTAGGAGCCCCCTCTCAACTCGTACAGATAGAACGTGAGCTGGAGGCTCTAGTCGAGATTGTTAGAGTACCTAAGCCTGCCTTTATAGCTAGCAGGGATAAACAGGATAGGAAGGAGTACCGACGATACATGTATAGCCGCTATTTTACAGGTGCCAGTGTTAAAAGTATCAGCTTGAACAATATAAGGACCGCTTATTCATATTTCCTTAGCGGGAGGCCTCTAGATTCTGAGGAAACCTTCAAGCTCCAGAGTATTTTGGGCGTAGAAGTACTATATGCTGAAAAAGCGGATGACTACCTAGGCGCCATTGTAGGGTCTTCTCCGATACCACAGGCCCTTGACTTTGCAAAAAACGCATTCTCTGTAAGGCATTTTAGGCTCCTTCAGGGATATGAGCTGTTACACAGCGTCGTGGGTTTCATGAGTAAAGAGCGGTACTGTGAAGGCATAGGAATAATAACAGGGTTCAACGCGCGGGAAAAGCGAGTCAGTGTCTTAACACCCGTAGAGAGAATCGATAACAGACTGTGGCTAATAGGCAGCCAGAAAGTGAACCCATTGTCCTTTGAGGAGGAGGCTGGGCTCGAAAAGTGGAGCTTATAAGTTACTTTATGCAGCGATAGGTATTCTTCAAGACCTTCTACTCCGCTGGCACGAATCTATCTTGCAGTTTTTTCAATACTTGTGGAAGGGTTGTGTATTCCATTTCCTCTGGCCCAAGCCTGTGTGGCATGAATGGACCATGTCTTCTCATATACTCTGCAATTTCAGTGGCCAACCTCCTTGTGTGCTCAAAGGCTGGATCATCGAATAAATCAACAGGGCCCTCTAGGTAACCATCATGAAGCTGAAAACCTAACCCAACCAACCTGGGAGGACCGTCGAAGCGTGTACACTTGGCATCGCGAAGACTCACAGGCATCAAGGGTCCTGTATGCGATCCCCTCATCCACCCTGATACGAGATGAGGAAAAGCAAAAGCCTCGAGGACCTCGCCTGTAGCTGGGAACCCATGTTGTGCCCTTACTACCAGGACGGGGTCATCCTTTCCCACATATCTTCCAGCAATTAGCGATAATCTAGTAACACTAGCTGTGGCAGCCACCTCGTTATCGCTTTTCCGCCATATCCTCCTAATAACATACCTACCTGGTGTACCGATGAGTGCCAAGAGATCATAGAGTTCCTCTGGGGCTTTCAGCTTGACGGCTTTGTGTTCAATAAGATCCAGGACTTCAAAGATGAAACCTTCATGCATCGTTGGGTCGATAACCAAACCCGCCGTATTGAAGGGATCAGCAAAGATTTTATACAGCTTGAGGTTCCAGGCCCCCGGCTCCGTCTTGTCAGCCGCAAACACTAGTAACGGCTCGCTTCTCCTTTCCTCAAATTCCATCTCAGCGACGCCGGGTCCAAGCCCACGCACGTTGCCCGAGAACGTATCACTGAGAAGATCCTGTCCAGCCCCGTAGAGCTTAAGTGGCTTGCTAATTTTCTCAGTAGCTTCTACAAAAACGTCCCAAGCAAGCTTGTGTATCTCAGGATTATTCTCACCCCTAGTATGAGTCATTAAAAGCTGAAGGTCGTCTCCTACGTGAAAGACATAGAAATCCCGTATTAACCCGGTTTCTTTTGCTTCGGCGAGCTTCTTCTTTGCTAGTTCTTCGTGTCCAGGATGTACAGTTATGTGTCCTGCCATGCCGCCGATATCCGCCTTTATAAGGGATACAGTAATTTTCATACTTAGTATTATTACTGAATAGGATACTTATAAAAATTCCTTACAATAAACTTCAAGAAAGAAACTATTCTAATATATTTTCTTCAAAATTCTCAGAATAGATTGCGAGATTTGTTTTAGGCGAAGCCGATA of Thermofilum uzonense contains these proteins:
- a CDS encoding ADP-ribose-binding protein, whose amino-acid sequence is MPQRVFHINGITVELCEGDLTEVVADAIVNAANSFLKHGGGVALAIVRKGGEEIQRESDEYVKRHGPVPTGQVAVTGAGKLKARFVIHAVGPRFGEENGDAKLASAFRNALLKAEELRLQSIAFPAISTGIYGYPYEKCAMIAVKTLKEMYTSLKNVKRIIFCLYGSEAYTTFQEVFQKELGH
- a CDS encoding Clp1/GlmU family protein gives rise to the protein MGLGLPEIKIPEGYTLIVYGPAKLKVLEGVLRVFGAEFSDGQEFNVEPTRALPLYAHQNAVINVEYGSFTFHIGDTTPGEWYELAEKLASSNIRRVLVIGDVDSGKTSLVTLLVNVLANRGNKVAVIDADVGQKSIGPPGTIGLGVTEKSVYSLSSIPLYDAFFTGSNSPASVIHRSIVGAALLARKAEKLVDRLIIDSTGWVTEGEGRELKFFKTLITEPDLVVLVGAPSQLVQIERELEALVEIVRVPKPAFIASRDKQDRKEYRRYMYSRYFTGASVKSISLNNIRTAYSYFLSGRPLDSEETFKLQSILGVEVLYAEKADDYLGAIVGSSPIPQALDFAKNAFSVRHFRLLQGYELLHSVVGFMSKERYCEGIGIITGFNAREKRVSVLTPVERIDNRLWLIGSQKVNPLSFEEEAGLEKWSL
- the mobA gene encoding molybdenum cofactor guanylyltransferase, with product MPWVEVALLAGGFAKRLGGMYKPLIRICDKPVLAALAMRLSSAFEKIIVVVHTKEQEELVSSALANIPGEIIIAVDEIRETAPIVGLYTAARNSTTSAFAVLPADAPFLKAETILNILKHLETFYDAVVPKWPNGYLEPLIASYRREALIRALNGLDNYGKSVTWLLAKIRTKYVDINALTPHPNLEFFNLNTPEDLAKAEEICRRLDYY
- a CDS encoding Mov34/MPN/PAD-1 family protein; this encodes MHTSSSIIGPESPIRRVVISSHILKSFQVIEEERLAVLGGDIKDEETLVNEVKEIKGIYSAGTFRIDFREWYEAVQSFKIRGLKYIGILHSHSYGRPIPSPLDTLRMSECPGEVWIIVSPKGIRAWTYDLQLREIDLVIV
- a CDS encoding MoaD/ThiS family protein, translated to MPRVKILLFASLRDKYGVKEIEVDTDGSLRNAVENASKQLGREFIDEFFENSSYRSDRLILVNGRHIQFLGEVQLKDGDIIAIFPPIAGG
- a CDS encoding phosphate-starvation-inducible PsiE family protein, translating into MERYVEKAAGGLIVILEVFIALLLALAVILSLTKLIGEAAKLATEAVFDRQHFVTFLDESLLMIVAVDLMRTLVGGIIEKKISVIVVLEAALIFIIREIITMELKMVSDIRLILYIAVFASLFAAWVIARRVQASTQGDEV
- the fbp gene encoding fructose-1,6-bisphosphate aldolase/phosphatase, producing the protein MKITVSLIKADIGGMAGHITVHPGHEELAKKKLAEAKETGLIRDFYVFHVGDDLQLLMTHTRGENNPEIHKLAWDVFVEATEKISKPLKLYGAGQDLLSDTFSGNVRGLGPGVAEMEFEERRSEPLLVFAADKTEPGAWNLKLYKIFADPFNTAGLVIDPTMHEGFIFEVLDLIEHKAVKLKAPEELYDLLALIGTPGRYVIRRIWRKSDNEVAATASVTRLSLIAGRYVGKDDPVLVVRAQHGFPATGEVLEAFAFPHLVSGWMRGSHTGPLMPVSLRDAKCTRFDGPPRLVGLGFQLHDGYLEGPVDLFDDPAFEHTRRLATEIAEYMRRHGPFMPHRLGPEEMEYTTLPQVLKKLQDRFVPAE
- a CDS encoding aldehyde ferredoxin oxidoreductase family protein — its product is MKGGYIGKILFVNLTDKTIRTEPIDPQVAEKYIGGKGYALYLLYYRYLKEYMAKGMSPKDVNPLGPENVLIFATGPITGVAGVPSPGRYHVMALRSPLTGSVGSANSGGEFGPYMKFAGYDMIVVEGASEKPVYLEVVNGHAEIKDASDIWGRNVFDTTRVLKNRVKAKNVSVACIGPAGENLVLMANIMNDDHRAAGRTGLGAVMGSKKLKAIVVAGEEKPQVAKPDEFRELSRNLIERMKKNPVTGEGLPTYGTAVLVNIINQAGMLPYKNWQFGYNPEADKISGETLAKTFLIKRRPCWGCQIGCGRVVKVESGPYQILYSEGPEYESIWALGNTTGVMDLAAVIKANHLCDELGMDPISLGSTIACAMELREKGYIPEEDLQGIDLRFGNAAALVESIWRTAYKSGFGAKLALGSKRLAEMYGAPELSMSVKGLEMPAYDPRGAKGIGLNYATANRGGCHVTGYTISPEILGLPQKIDPLTPEGKAQWVKIFQDLTDVVNSAVNCLFVTFALGAQDYADLFNTVAGFNFTTDDVMTIGERIYNLERYIMSYYGFSAKDDTLPKRLTHEPMPEGPVKGQVVELDKMLAEYYKLRGWVDGVPTKEKLKQLGIEP
- a CDS encoding M42 family metallopeptidase; the protein is MLDSGLLAELVNAPSPSGFEERVRSLIVKRLRSLGLEPLIDNIGNVYVILGEDKPSLILAAHMDEVGVMVRYIDDNGFIRFTALGGLNPLSIIGHEVILLAGEDMIPGVIGSNPPHIQGQQAPTAPTIEDLFIDIGASSRQEVLDYGISPGTPGTFPGNFKETKKHVFGKALDDRVGCYAMLKAVEAVSPPDHGSVVVAFTVQEEVGLRGASVLAKNLEPNFAIAVEGTIANDVPLSSPDKVVTRLGAGPAIRVMDRSIIGSQRLLNHIKKLLAKKDIPFQLQLSPYSATDSGSFLLWGAEVTAVSVPVRYIHAPVSMALKSDIDFTVQALKEIISDPFPV